GGATCGAGCAGGTGTGTGCCCATCCAGGTCAGCGCGCCCAGGCAGACGATGATCAGAAGCGGCGCCGACCAGATCACCAGCTCGAGCTTGGTCGAGTGATCCCAGTCCGGCTCGTAGCGGGCCTCGGTGTTGGACTGGCGGTAACGCCAGGCGAACAGCACCGTCAGCGCCATCACGGGCACGACGATCAGGAGCATCAGGACGGTGGAGATGATGACGAGGTCGCGCTGTTGCGCGGCGATATCGCCGGCCGGCGCCAGCACGACATAGTCGCAGCCGCTCAGCGCAGCAGCCAGAGGTAGTAGCGCCAGGATCTTGAGACGAGACACGGCCGAGCCTTATGAGAATGAGTTTCCTTTGCGGGGCCAACGGGTAGCTGCGGCGCAACAATCCGGACATTGGACAATTTGTCCAATGTTGCAGTGCGGGATGTTGGATCAGACAGAGGCAGCTGCCGGGCCTCTTGCCGGGCGGCAGGCTTTGGTTTTCAGGACGTTAAGGGCGCGCGAATGGCGACGGCACGGACCCCCGCAATGACAGATCTCCCCACGGGAGAGCATGGCCACGACCAGGCCAGTCCCGGCGAGATCGCCATCGGCGTCATCATCGGCCGCACCTCGGAATTCTTCGACTTCTTCGTCTTCGCGATCGCTTCGGTGATCGTATTCCCCCGCCTCGTATTCCCGTTCGCGAGCGAACTGACCGGTACCCTCTATTCCTTCATGATCTTCGCGCTGGCCTTTATGGCCCGGCCGATCGGCACGGTCATTTTCATGACCGTCGACCGTGCCTACGGCAAGACAGCCAAGCTGATCTCGGCGCTGTTCCTGCTCGGCACCGCCACCGTCGCGCTGGCGTTCCTGCCCGGCTATCACGAGATCGGCGTCGCGGCGATCTGGCTGCTGGCGCTGGCGCGCATCGCGCAGGGTCTGGCCTGGGGCGGCGCCTGGGACGGCATGGCCTCGCTACTCGCGCTGAACGCGCCGCCCTCCCAGCGCGGCTGGTACGCGATGGTGCCGCAGCTCGGGGCGCCGCTCGGGTTGATCGTGGCGAGCGCGCTGTTCGCCTATTTTGCCGGTCTCCTCTCTGCCGAAGATTTCTTCGACTGGGGCTGGCGCTATCCGTTCTTCGTCGCCTTCGCCATCAACGTCGTCGCGCTGTTCGCGCGCCTGCGCATGGTGACCACGGAAGAATACGCCTCGCTGTTCGAGACCCGCGAATTGCAGCCCGCGCGCATCTCCGAGACGGTCGCGCGCGAAGGCCAGAACATCATGCTCGGCGCCTTCGCGCCGCTGGCGAGCTTTGCGCTGTTCCACATGGTCACGGTGTTTCCGCTGTCCTGGGTGTTCCTGTTCACCCGCGAAAGCCCGGTACGCTTCCTGGTCATCGAGATCGTCGCGGCCGTGTTCGGCGTCGTTGCGATCGTGCTCTCCGGCATCATCGCCGACCGCGTGGGGCGCAAATCACTGCTGATGGGATCGGCGATTGCGATCGCGATCTACAGCGGCTTTGCCCCCCAGCTGCTCGACGCCGGCGCGTTCGGCGAGACCATCTACATGGTGATCGGCTTCATCCTGCTCGGCCTGTCCTTCGGCCAGTCCTCCGGCGCGATCGCCTCGAACTTCAGGCAGACGTATCGTTACACGGCCTCAGCCCTGACCTCCGACATGGCCTGGCTGTTCGGGGCCGGCTTCGCACCGCTGGTGGCGCTGCTGCTCGCCACCAATCTCGGCGTCATCGCCTCGGGCGCGTATCTGCTATCGGGCGCGTTCTGGACCCTGCTCGCACTCTGGCTCAGCGGCCAGCGCGAGGCGGGGGACATGGATGCGGGGCGTTAGTCAAGCCTCGCCGGGACGACGGGCGAGCTTGCGGAGCGAGATCCCGGGTTCGCGCTAAACGCGCCCCGGGATGACGTGCGCTTAGCGCACGTCAATCCGCCACGATCTTCACGCGATCCCTCACCTTCACCTGCGCGGTGCGATCGAGGCCGTTCAGCACGCGGAAGCGTTCGGCGGGATGATCGACGCCGGACATGCGGTGGGAGAGCGATTCCACGGTATCGCCGGGCTGCACGGTGATGACCTTGATGCGCAAGGGGCGCGCGGCCTGGATTTCCTCGAGGGTCAGGCGGCGAAATGAATTGACGGTCTCGCGCGCGTTGCGTTCGCTCTCGGTCGATTTCTGCCGTGTCGCGAAGATGAAGCGGTAGACGTCGCTGCCGAAGCGTAGGGCATAGACCTTGAACTGCCACTGGTCGCCCTTGGCGGTGGCGGACGCGGCCGGAAAACCGTTGACGGTGATATCCTCGGTCGACGCCTTCTCGACGCCTTCCATCCAGCCGGAATTCAGGTAGTCGCCGAGCGACTGCTCGGCCGGCACCCGCACGACGTCGAAGCGCATCGCCTGCGAGCCGCCCTCGCGCACGCCGATCACGGCCTGCGCGGTGTTGTCGAGCGTGAAATTGTCCGGTGCCTGGAAGGTGAAGCCGAGCTTGGGATGCAGGAATCTGCGGCCGCGCACGAAGCCTTCGCTGGGGTCCTCGCCATAGACGAGGTTGTCGATCGCAGCGAGATAACTCTCGCGGTCGCGCTCGGCGCCTTCGGGAGCCGCATATTGCCGCGCGATGGCCTGCGCGTTCTGCACGCGCTCCGGAGTTGCCGGATGCGAGGAGGTGAAATCCTGCGCGCGCGGATCGAGCGAGCTCTTGCCGGCCTTGAGCTCGGCATTGCGCTCCATCGCCGAGAGAAAGCGCGCCGCGCCGTAAGGATCGAAATGCGCCTTGGCCGAGATGCCGACGCCGATGCCGTCGGCCTCGATCTCCTGCTTGCGCGAGAAGCTCGCCATGGTGAGCTTGGTCTTGGCGAGCGCGAGCGCGGTGAGATCGGGATCGTTGCTCATGTCGGTGACGACGCGGGTGACGATCGCGGCCTGGCGGGCTTGGTCCTCGCGCATCGCGGCGTGCTTGGACAGCACATGCGCCATTTCGTGGCTGAGCACCGAGGACAATTCCGACGTATCGCTCGCAAGCGCAAGCAGCCCGCGCGTGACATAGAGCTGGCCGTTCGGCAGCGCGAACGCGTTCACCGCGCCGGAATTGAGGATGGTGACCTTGTAGCCCTGGTCGGGCCGGTCGGAGGCCGCGACCAGCCGGTCGACGGTCTTGCTGACGAGCGCCTCGAGCTTGGGATCGTCATAGGTCCCGCCATAGCTCGCCAGGATGCGCTCATGCTCCTTCTCGGTCGCCGGGGTTTGCGCGACGGCCGGCTTGGGCTTGGGCATCGCCACGGCCGGCGGCGCTGCGGCCGTCTGGAACCGGCCCATGTCACCGCAGCCCGCCAGCGCCGTGCCCAGGACAAGGCAAAGCACGGCCGGCGCAGCCCGCAGGCGGCGGCCATCACCTCGTTCGTGCCGTTCTAGCACCCCATTCACGTCGCTTAACCCGTGCCTGGCCCGTTTTAGGGCCTTACCCCTGTCGGCTCGCTTGCACCCAGCAACTCGACCTGTCCTACGAGGCGCACATCAATCCGCGGCCCCGTATTCCCCTCGATCCAGCCCCGGACTCGAATACGCTTATTCTCCAAGGACTTGAGGGCTATCCCGGCGCTCTCGAACGCCGGTAACGTGCGCCTTGAAATAGTCGCCGCAAAGCCGCGTGTCCAGTTCCGTCCGAAGTTGAGGTAGGTCGTTGCCCCAGCTTGCCGGACCGACAGGACTTTGCCCTCGACCACCATAAAGCGCCCGATCCCCGCCAAAATATCGTCCGGACTTTCCGCGTTTTTTATGGCCGACGGGTCAGCCCAGCTGCCCATTTTTGGCGCCGCGCCTCCGCCTCCCACGCCATCAGGGCGGCAGCGCAATCCTTGTCGGTGATCTCCGCGGAGACGAGGGCGCTGCCTTGGGCGAGCAGCAAGGCCTGCACGGAGGTGTCGTTTTCACCGACGAAGACCAGCGCGCCCTGGCGGCCATAACGGTCGGGCGTGTCGTCCGTGCTGCGGAGGACGACATCGCGACCGACGAGAAACGATGTCAGCGCCTGCTTCGTCGTCGCCGTCGGCTCGATGCCGGCGAGGCGGATCTCGCGGCCGTCATCGAGACGGACGCTGCGGCCATCGACGATCGCGGCGACGCGGGCCTCGCCTTGCGCCTCGAACTGGCACGGCGCGGCGAGTGCACCGTGTCCGGCCACGAGAAGAAATGCGACGATGAAATGAAGCAGCTGCGTCACGTGACCCGGACAGGTTGCGTTACGTGCAAACCATAACTCACGCGTGGTGGATCGCGAAGAGGCTTCGTCAAACACCGTCATTGCGAGCGCAGCGAAGCGATCCAGAATCTTTCCGCGGAAAGAGTCTGGCTTGCTTCGTCGCAAGAGCTCCTCGCAATGACGGCGCGGGTAGACCTCTGCGCATCTCACCATTCCGTTTCGCGGAAAACATGCGCGGCAATCGTACGCTCGCGGCAGCTCGTGCTTGCTGCGCTCTTGCGCATGCGGCATGATTGCAGCAAGAGCAATAACCAAGCCGCCATCAGAGACAGGCGATAAAGGGAGATCTTTTCGAATGAAGCATATTTTGTCGGGCATTTTTGCTGCGTCGCTGGCCCTCAGTGCGAGTGCGGCGCAGGCCCAGGACAAGCCGCCGCTGAAGATCGGCGGCATCCTCGACATGTCGAGCCTGTATGCCGACATCACCGGCCCCGGCAGCGAGACCGCGGCCAAGATGGCGGTAGAGGATTTTGGCGGCGAGGTTCTGGGCCGAAAGATCCAGGTGCTGGCGGCCGACCACCAGAACAAGGCCGATCTCTCCGCCAACATCGCCCGCGACATGCTCGACAATCAGGGTGTCGAGATGATCTACGACGTCGCGGCGTCCGCGACTGCGCTGGCCGCCGGCGAGATCGCCAAGGCGCGCAACAAGATCATCATGTTCAACGGTCCGGGCTCGATCCGTCTCACCAACGAGGCCTGCGGCCCCTTCACCATCCACTACGTCTTCGATACTTACGGCCAGGCCAACGTGACCGGCCTTGCAACCGTGAAGTCGGGCCTCGATTCCTGGTTCTTCCTCACGGCCGATTACGCCTTCGGGCAGGATCTGGAAAAGGACACCAGCGCCGTCGTGACCAAGACCGGCGGCAAGGTGCTCGGCAGCGTGCGCCATCCGCTCAACACGTCTGACTTCTCGTCGTTTCTGCTTCAGGCGCAGGCCTCCAAGGCCAAGGTGATCGGGCTCGCCAACGCCGGCGGCGACACCGTCAACGCCATCAAGCAGGCGGCCGAGTTCGGCATCACCAAGGGCGGCCAGAAAGTCTCGCCGCTTCTTGCCTTCGTCACCGACATCGACTCGATCGGCTTGGAGACCGCGCAGGGCCTGCTGCTGGCCGAAGCGTTTTACTGGGACATGAACGACGACACGCGCGCCTTCTCCAAGCGCTTCCAGGAACGCGTGAAGCGCCCGCCGACCTCGGCGCAGGCCGGCGTCTATTCCTCCATCACTCATTATCTGAAAGCCGTGAAAGCGGCGGGCACGACGGATGCGGCGGCCGTGATCAAGGTCATGAAGGAGACGCCGATCAACGACTTCTTCGCCAAGGGCGGCAAGATCCGCGATGACGGCCGCATGATCCACGACATGTATCTGTTCGAGGTGAAGAAGCCGTCGGAATCCAAGGGCCGCTGGGACGCTTACAAGCTGATCGCCACCGTGCCCGGCAGCGAAGCGTTCCAGCCGCTGGAGCAGTCGCGCTGCCAGCTGGTGAAGAAATGACGCGAAGCGTCATCCCGGGGCGCGCGTGAGCGCGAACCCGGGATCCATCGGGCGGCAATGACGGTTGAGACATGGATTCCGGGCTCGCGACTTCGTCGCGCCCCGGAATGACGAAAACAACAAGGGAGACGCCCCATGAACGACATGGTCCTGCAAAAGCTCGAAGGCGGGCTGCTCACCATCACGATGAACCGGCCCGAGCGCAAGAACGCGCTCAACCCGGACATGGTGCGCGGGCTGGTCGAGGCGGCGCGACGCGCGGCTGACGATCCGGAGGTGCGTGCGGTGCTGTTCAAGGGCGCCGGCGGCTCCTTCTGCGTCGGCGGTGATGTCAAGTCGATGGCGGAGGGGCGCGCGCCGCTGCCGTTCGAGCAGAAGCTCGCCAATCTGCGCCGCGGCATGGAGGTCTCGCGCATCCTGCACCAGATGCCGAAACCCGTGGTGGCGCAGCTCGATGGCGCCGCGGCTGGCGCCGGCCTGTCGATGGCGCTGTCCTGCGATCTGCGCATCGCCAGCGAATCCTGCAAGATCACGACGGCCTTCGCCAAGGTCGGCTTCTCGGGCGATTACGGCGGCACCTATTTCCTGACGCAGCTGCTCGGCAGCGCGCGGGCGCGCGAACTCTATTTGATGTCGCCGGTGCTCACGGCCAAGGAAGCGCACGCGATCGGCATGGTGAC
This genomic stretch from Bradyrhizobium daqingense harbors:
- a CDS encoding MFS transporter, producing the protein MATARTPAMTDLPTGEHGHDQASPGEIAIGVIIGRTSEFFDFFVFAIASVIVFPRLVFPFASELTGTLYSFMIFALAFMARPIGTVIFMTVDRAYGKTAKLISALFLLGTATVALAFLPGYHEIGVAAIWLLALARIAQGLAWGGAWDGMASLLALNAPPSQRGWYAMVPQLGAPLGLIVASALFAYFAGLLSAEDFFDWGWRYPFFVAFAINVVALFARLRMVTTEEYASLFETRELQPARISETVAREGQNIMLGAFAPLASFALFHMVTVFPLSWVFLFTRESPVRFLVIEIVAAVFGVVAIVLSGIIADRVGRKSLLMGSAIAIAIYSGFAPQLLDAGAFGETIYMVIGFILLGLSFGQSSGAIASNFRQTYRYTASALTSDMAWLFGAGFAPLVALLLATNLGVIASGAYLLSGAFWTLLALWLSGQREAGDMDAGR
- a CDS encoding M48 family metalloprotease codes for the protein MGRFQTAAAPPAVAMPKPKPAVAQTPATEKEHERILASYGGTYDDPKLEALVSKTVDRLVAASDRPDQGYKVTILNSGAVNAFALPNGQLYVTRGLLALASDTSELSSVLSHEMAHVLSKHAAMREDQARQAAIVTRVVTDMSNDPDLTALALAKTKLTMASFSRKQEIEADGIGVGISAKAHFDPYGAARFLSAMERNAELKAGKSSLDPRAQDFTSSHPATPERVQNAQAIARQYAAPEGAERDRESYLAAIDNLVYGEDPSEGFVRGRRFLHPKLGFTFQAPDNFTLDNTAQAVIGVREGGSQAMRFDVVRVPAEQSLGDYLNSGWMEGVEKASTEDITVNGFPAASATAKGDQWQFKVYALRFGSDVYRFIFATRQKSTESERNARETVNSFRRLTLEEIQAARPLRIKVITVQPGDTVESLSHRMSGVDHPAERFRVLNGLDRTAQVKVRDRVKIVAD
- a CDS encoding ABC transporter substrate-binding protein, with translation MKHILSGIFAASLALSASAAQAQDKPPLKIGGILDMSSLYADITGPGSETAAKMAVEDFGGEVLGRKIQVLAADHQNKADLSANIARDMLDNQGVEMIYDVAASATALAAGEIAKARNKIIMFNGPGSIRLTNEACGPFTIHYVFDTYGQANVTGLATVKSGLDSWFFLTADYAFGQDLEKDTSAVVTKTGGKVLGSVRHPLNTSDFSSFLLQAQASKAKVIGLANAGGDTVNAIKQAAEFGITKGGQKVSPLLAFVTDIDSIGLETAQGLLLAEAFYWDMNDDTRAFSKRFQERVKRPPTSAQAGVYSSITHYLKAVKAAGTTDAAAVIKVMKETPINDFFAKGGKIRDDGRMIHDMYLFEVKKPSESKGRWDAYKLIATVPGSEAFQPLEQSRCQLVKK
- a CDS encoding enoyl-CoA hydratase, producing MNDMVLQKLEGGLLTITMNRPERKNALNPDMVRGLVEAARRAADDPEVRAVLFKGAGGSFCVGGDVKSMAEGRAPLPFEQKLANLRRGMEVSRILHQMPKPVVAQLDGAAAGAGLSMALSCDLRIASESCKITTAFAKVGFSGDYGGTYFLTQLLGSARARELYLMSPVLTAKEAHAIGMVTKVVPDAEIDAAAHELALSLAQGPSIALGFIKRNINNAEHLALEDCFDGEAIHHTRCGDTEDHKEAAKAFVEKRKPTFKGA